One Actinomycetospora corticicola genomic window, CGCGCTGGAACCACAGCACCGCACAGCCGAGCATGCCGTTCTCGGCCAGCCCCTCGGTGACCTCGGGCTCCACCGTCCCCAGGTCCTCCCCGACGACGACGGCCCCGGCCCGGGAGGCCTCGATCGCGAGGACCGCGAGCATCGCCTCGGCGTCGTAGTGGACGTAGGTGCCCTCGGTGGCGGGGCGGCCCGGCGGGATCCACCAGAGCCGCCAGAGCCCGGCGACGTGGTCGATCCGCACCCCGTCGGCGTGCCGCAGGACGGCGCCGAGCATGTCCCGCAGCGGGCCGTAGCCGGCGGCGGCCAGCCGGTCGGGACGCCACGGGGGCAGCGACCAGTCCTGGCCGCGCTGGTTGAAGTCGTCCGGCGGCGCGCCCACGTGCACGCCGGGTGCGAGGAAGGACTGCAGCGCCCAGGCGTCGGCGCCGTCGGGCGCGCAGCCCACGGCGAGGTCGGCGACGAGCCCGACCGGCATCCCGAACGTCGCCGCGTGCGCCTCGGCGAGCTGGTGGTCGAGCAGGTACTGGCACCAGCCGTGGAAGGAGACGCGGTCGACGAGCTCCTCGCGGGCCGCCTCGATCCCAGGCCCGTCGGGGGAGCGGACGTCCTCGGGCCAGGTCCGCCACTCCGGCCCGTGCTTCTCGGCCAGGGCGTACCAGGTGGCCACGTCGCGCAGGGCCGGCGACAGCGCCGCGACCACGGCGCGGTGCTCGGCGGCGAGGGCGGTGTCGGGGTCGTCCGTGTCGCCGACCGCCGCCCCCGGCACGGGCGGCACCGCGTGCTCGAGGCCCGGCGTCGCCCCGACCGACCCGGCGAAGGGCCGCAGCAGGGCGAGCGCGGCCCGCTTCGCGGCCCAGACGGCGTCGTAGTCGATGAGGTCGGTCGGCCGGTGCTCGCTCAGGGCGTCGGCGTCGGGCGCGAGCCGGTCCACCGCGTGGCGCACGTGCGCGGGCGCGGCGCGGTAGGCGGGGGTCGCGCTGACCCGCAGCGACACCGGGTGCAGGTAGCGGCGCGACGACGGCGAGTACGGCGACGACTCGACGGTCGGCTCCAGCCGCAGGGCGTGCAGCGGGTTGCACAGCACGGCCCCCGCACCCTGGCCCGTCGCGGCGGTCAGCAGGTCCCGCAGGTCGACCAGGTCCCCGCAGCCCCACGAACCGGGCGAGTGCAGGGAGTAGAGCTGCACCATCCAGCCCCACGTCCGCGGCACCTCGGCCAGGCGCGCCGGCGGCACGAGCACCGCCGCCTCCTCGTGCCCGCTGACCACCCGGTGGTAGCCGACGGGCAGGTCCTGCAGGGTCGACACCCGGCTCGTGGTCCCGTCCTCGAGGGTCAGTTCCCCCGGCTCGGGGAGCTCCACGGGCGCGGTCCCGACGACGAGCGTGGGCGGCAGGGAGCCCTGCCGCCGGTTCGCGAGCGCGTCGCGGACCGCCTCGTCGGTCGACGCGTCGACGTCGAGCGCGGCGAGGACGTCGATGACCACGGAGGCGTCGACGTCGACGTCGCGGTCGCCCGCGTCGCGGTAGCGGGTGGCGACGCCGTACGCGGCGGCGAGGTCGGCGAGGTCAGGACTGACGCCGGGCACCGGGCTCCTCTCGGGGTGGCTCGTCGACGACGAGGTTCCCAGTCCTACCCACTGGCGTGCGTGAGGACCCGCCGGATCAGCGCCGCGACCCGTGACAGCGAGGCGTCGTTGCTGTCATCCCGTGACAGCAACGACGCTTCCCTGCCGAGAGGTGGGGGAGGGGCTCAGCTCGTCCGGGGGAACGGGACGCGCGGGGTGAGCGGACGACGGTTCGCGACCAGACGGTCGGCGACGTCGGAGGCGGAGGTCCGCGGCCGACGCACGGTGGCGAGGGCCTCGATCTGGGTGCCGGTCAGCGCGACCGTCCCGTCGAGTGCGGTCCCGACCTCGGTCGCGGTCCAGCCGCGCTCGAGGAGGAGGTGGACCAGGGCGAGGGCGGAGCCACGGTCACGCCGGGCGCGGGCCACGAGGGAGCCGAGGTCGTCGGGGAGGACGCGGGGGAGCACCGCGGTGTCGGGGAAGTCGGGCACGACGGCGGCCAGGCCGGCGTCGGAGGATCCGGCGTCGGGCCGGGTGGAGATGGGGTCGAGGAGCACGGGCACCTTCCGTTCGAGGACAGGGTTCACGTCAGCACTACCAGAATCGGCACCCGGTGTGACACGCAAACGCCGACGCGGTCACACGGAGGTCAACAGGCCCCGCTCGCGGACGACCGGGATCGACAACGTGCGGTAGCCGACCTCGTCGAAGAGCACGACCACGGTGTCGTCGGCGACGGTCTGCACGACGCCGCGGCCCCACTGGTCGTGGGCGACGGCCTCGCCGGGTGCCGGCTCTCCGTGGGACGCGCCGGAGCGCGCCCCGGGGTCCCCGACGTCGCCCGCGTCACAGCGGTCGCAGTTCCCGCAGGCCCCGTCCCGGGGTTCCCCGAGCACCTCGAGCAGGGTCCGCCGCCGGCAGCCCGTCCCTTCGGCGAAGCGCCGCACCAGCTCGACCTTCGACCGCTGCCGGTCCCGGCTCCGGGTCACCAGCTCGGCGGCCGCCCGGGCGAGGTCGATCGCGGGCCCGTCGTTGGTCCCGGCGAGGAGGCGCCGACCGGGGGCCTGGGTGACGCAGCCGCCCGCGATCAGCGCGGGCAGGGCTCGCGACAGCGCCGCCTTCGACAGTCCGGCGGCGTCGGCCAGCTCGACCTGCGCCACCCCGTCGTCGTGCAGGCGGATCGCCTCGATCACGGTGGCGAGCGCCGCCGCCCGGGCGTCGCGGCCCGACGCGAAGAGCTTCGGCCGCGCCAGGTCCTGCGGGCGGTGGAACAGCACGGCCCGGGCGGTGCCGCCGTCGCGGGCGGCCCGGCCGATCTCCTGGTGGTAGGCGTCGATCGAGGTGGGCACGTCCCCGTGGACGATCCAGCGGACACCGGGCTTGTCGATCCCCATGCCGAAGGCGCTGGTGGCGACGACGACGCGGAGGTCGTCGGCCATGAACGCGTCCTGCACGGCCTGCCGCTCCCGCTTGCGGAGCCCCCCGTGGCACGCCCCGGCGGTCACCCCGGCCTCCTTCAGCCGGTCCGCGAGCAGGGTGGTGTGCCCCCGGGTGGTCACGTAGACGATCCCGGGCCCCTCCAGCCCGACGACGGCGTCGGTCACCTGCCGCCACTTCGCCTCCTCGGAGTGGACGAGGTGCACGGCGAGGTGGGTGTCCGGCCGGTCGACGTCGCGGACGACCACGCACGCGTCGGGCACCCCGAGCAGGTCGAGGATCTCCTCGCGGGCGGGCACCGAGGCGGTCGCGGTGAGGGCGAGAATCCGGGGCGACCCGAGCGCCCGCGCCACCGGGGCGAGCGCGAGGTAGTCCGGCCGGAAGTCCGGGCCCCAGTCGCACACGCAGTGCGCCTCGTCCACGGCGAGGAGCGTGGGCGGCGCCGTCACGAGCTCCCGCAGCACCTCCGGGTTCGCGAGCTGCTCGGGGGAGGTGACGAGCACGCTCAGCTCGCCCGCCACGAAGGACGCCAGCGCGCCCCGTCCGTTCTCCGAGTTCAGGGCGCCGGCGCGCACACCCGAGGCGTTCAGGTGCGCCACCTGGTCGCGGTGCAGCGCGAGCGTCGGGGACACGACGACGGTGCGGCCGCCGAGCAGATCGCCGGCGATCGCGTACACCGCGGTCTTGCCCGCCGCCGGGGGCAGCACGGCGAGGGTGTCGCTGGTCAGCGCGGCGAGCACCGCGTCGCGCTGGCCGTCGCCGAGGCGCGCACCGGGGCCGAGGAAGCGGTCCACGGCCTCATCGAGATGGTCGGCCGCCGGCGGCAGCGGACCGCAGGGTCCGTCGTTCGTCGCGTCAACACCGCGGTGGGTCGCTGTCACGGGGCCGGGGTGGGCCGACGCCGGTCGCCGGAAACGCCCGGTTGGAGTGGCTGTACCGGTGGGTACTGCGGGCCGGTGACGTTGACCAGGGTCGACCCCCACGGGCCCGGACTCGGACGCCGCCGCCGCGGGAAGGGCTTCAGCTACTTCGACCTCACCACGGGCGACGCGGTGACCGACGGGTCGACGGTGGACCGCATCACGGCCCTCGTGATCCCGCCCGCGTGGCGTGACGTGTGGATCTCGCCGCGCGACGACGGGCACATCCAGGCCGTCGGGACCGACGCCGCCGGACGCCGCCAGTACCGCTACCACGCGGAGTGGACCGAGCAGCAGTCCCGCGAGAAGTTCGAGCGGGTCGCGCGGCTCGGCGCGCAGATGCCCGAGGTCCGTGCGCAGCTCCAGGAACTTCTCGGGAGCGAGGGGCTCGGCCGCGAGCGGGTCCTCGCCGGCGCGGTGTGGCTGCTCGACCTCGGGGTCTTCCGCGTCGGCGGGGAGGAGTACGCGGAGGGCGACAAGTACTCCGAGGCGTCGTTCGGGCTGGCCACCCTGCGCCGCGAGCACGCCAGCGCCCGCAAGGACGGGTCGGTGCAGTTCCGCTACGTCGCGAAGGCGGGGGTGCCGCGCACCCTCACGATCGCCGACCCGGCCACCCACCGCCTGGTCACCTCGCTCAAGCGTCGCCGCGGGGGCGGGGACGACCTCCTGGCGTGGTCGGCGACCCGGCAGCGCAAGCGGGTGTGGCACGACGTGACCGCCGACGACGTCAACGACGCCGTGCACGAGCTGGTCGGCGACGAGTTCACCGCGAAGGACCTCCGCACGTGGAACGCGGGCGTGGTCGCCGCCGTGGCCCTCGCGACCCAGGTGGGGCCGGACGGCACGCCGCCGACCGCCGAACGCAAGCGCAAGGCCGCCGTCACGCACACCATGAAGACCGTCGCCGCCCAGCTCGGCAACACCCCCGCCGTCTGCAAGCGGTCCTACGTCGACCCGGTGCTCGTCGGACATTTCGAGGCCGGTCGCACGGTGCTCGACGCGATCCGCGACGCCGACCCGTCCGACCTCGCCATGCGCGAGCAGGTGGAGGCGGCGGTGCTGGAGCTGGTCACGGCCCGCGACTGAGACCTGCCGGCGTGCGAGCCGCCCGCGATCCGGCCGACGCTCAGACGCCGACCGAGTCCGGGTCGAGCTCCGACCAGATCGTCGTGCCGTCGGGGTGGCGCTGCAGGCCCCACTCGCGCGACACGGCGGCGACCATCGCGAGGCCCCGGCCGCGGGGCGACGAGGTCGGCGGCGCGACCCACGTGTCCGCCGCGGGGATCCGGTGGCCGACGCCGTAGTCGCGGACGGTCATCCGCAGCGTCGGGCCCCGGCCCTCCATCTCGACCACCGACGCGCTCGTGGCGTGCTCGACGGAGTTGGTGACCAGCTCGGTCACCACGATCTCGGCCGCCTCGCGCACGGAGTCGGAGACGCCCCACCGCGTGCAGGTCTCCCGCACCCTGGTGCGCGCGCGGCCGGGGGCGTGCGCGTCGACGGTGAAGCGCCACCACACCCGCAGCAGCGGCGGGCGGTCGGTCAGGTGGACCAGGGCCTCCGCCACGTCGGGGAAGACGGGGATCCGCCGGGCGACGCCGGAGCCGGTGAGCAGCGCGGCGAGCGCCGGGTCGGGCGCCACGATCGCCAGGCAGGCCGCGGGCCAGCCGGCCGTGCGGTCGAGCGCCTCGGTGAGGGCGTGCACCACGGAGGCGTGCCGGGGCCGCAGGTCCGCGGCCTCGAGGACCACCCCGCGGTGGGCCCGGAGGAGGTCGGCGAGGGTGTGCACGAACGACTCGCGGTCGGCGCGGTCGAGGTCCCCCCGGACCGTCACCACGACCGCGTCGCCCGACGACGGGGCGGCGCGGGTCTCCCACGCGAGTTGCTGCACGATTCACCTCGCGGCCGTGATACCCCCGGACGGGCCGGGGCAAGCGCGGGTGCCGGGCCCGGTCGTCCGGCCCCGGGTCGGAGCGCGGCGCCCGCCGGGACGGGCCATGATGGAGCTCATGAGCACCGACGCCGGCGAGGGCGCCGAGGGCGCCGAGGACCGCTCCGACCAGTCCGCCCTGGCCGCCGCGGCGGCCAGCGGGGCGGGGGACGGCGCGGGGACCGCGGAGCTGGTCGAGTCGCCGGGCGCGGTGATGCGCGTCGCCGGCATGGTCGGCAAGCTCATCGAGGAGGTGCGCTCGGCACCGCTCGACGAGGCGGGCCGGGCCCGGCTGGCGGACATCCACGCCCGCTCGATCACGGAGCTCGGGAAGGGCCTGGCCCCGGAGCTGCGCGACGAACTCGCCCGCATCTCGCTACCGCTCGGCACCGACGAGGTCCCGTCGCAGGCCGAGCTGCGGATCGCGCAGGCCCAGCTGCTGGGCTGGCTCGAGGGGCTGTTCCACGGGATCCAGAGCGCCGTGCTGGCTCAGCAGATGGCGGCCCGGGGACAGCTCGAGCAGATGCGCGAGGGTCGGTCGGTGCGTGCGGGGGCCGCCCTGCCCGGGGGCACCGCCCCCGCCGAGGGCGGTCAGTTCGGCGGGCAGTACCTGTGACCGCCCGCCGCGGACGGACTCAGCCTTCGAGGACGACCTCGCCGGCGGTGCCGGGCCGGGGGCGGCGCAGCGCGGAGCGCCGCTCGTCCTCGGTCAGGCCGCCCCAGACGCCGTAGGGCTCGCGGGTCGCCAGGGCGTGGCGACGGCAGGGGTCGAGGACCGGGCAGGCCATGCAGACCCGCTTGGCCTGGCTGGCGCGCTGCTCGCGGCGCGGGCCGCGCTCGCCGTCGGGGTGGAAGAAGAAGCTCGAGTCCATGCCCCGGCACGAGCCGTGCAGCTGCCAGTCCCACTCGTCGATGATCGGGCCGGGCAGCAGACGCACATCAGCCACGGGAACCTCCAGGCCTTCTGAACAGGCGTCGGCGGCCAGGGGTGACCGGCACGACGGGATCGTCGGCGGTATAACCGGCCACCGTCGATCACAAACCAGTTCGCCTCACCCGGTCGGACGCAACCGGCCCACCGGTGTGTCCTACCCCCGGTGGGCACCCTGCGACCGGCCGACGACCGTGCGTCGCGAGTAGTGTCCGGCCCGGTGGGTATCGTGCGGCCACCTGAGGAGTCCGTGATCTGCCGGCACGGCACGGGTCACCACGCAAGTTTCGAGGAGTCGGTGCATGACTGACAGCGCAGGGAACGGGGGGCGGGAGGCCGTGGCCACCGAGGAGGAGTTCTCCACCGAGGAGCCGATGGGCGTCGACGTCCAGCGCTCGGGCGAGACGTCGGTCATCCGCCTGACCGGCGAGATCGACATGCTCACCACGCCGGCACTGCGGGCCAAGGTGACCGAGGAACTGGCCGCCGGGCTGTCGGTGCTCGTGCTCGACATGCTCGCCGTCGAGTTCCTGGGGTCCAGCGGCCTGGCGCTGCTGGTCGAGGCGCTCGACGAGTCGCGCAACCGCGGCGTCGCGCTCCGGCTGGTGGCCGACAGCCGCCCCGTGAGCCGTCCGCTGCAGGCCACCGGGCTGACCGACCTGTTCGAGATCCACACGACCGTCGAGGACGCCCTCGCGGCCTGACCGCGCGGCGCGTCGCCCGACGCGCCCGTGTCCGGACCCGCGCCGACGACCGGCGCGGCGAGAACCGGTGGTGACCGGCGGCGTGTGCGCCGATACGGTGACGCGGCGGGGCGGGCCCCGTCGCATTTCCCGGACGTCGCGAGAGCGACGTCCCCCGACCGCGAAACGGAGACCAGCAGTCGTGCAGATGCCCGATCCGCAGCAGCGCGTTCCCGAGGTCCCCGCCGCGGGCGTGGCGACCGAGGTGGACGGCCTGCCGAGCACGACGAGCCTCGCGGAGGTCCCGAGCCCGGTCGAGGTGCGTGTCCACGCCGACCCGGCGCTGATCCCGTCGGTCCGCGCCGTCGCGGCGGACCTCGCGGCCCGGGCCGACTTCGACCTCGACGCCGTGTCCGACCTGCGCATGGCGGTCGACGAGGCCTGCTCGGCCCTGGTCCCGCTGGCCAGCGTCGGCGGTCAGCTGCGGTGCGGCTTCACGGTCATCGACGGCCGGGTCGCCGTGGTGGCGCGGGTGCCGGTCGATCGCCCGACCTCGCTGCGTCAGGACACCTTCGGCTGGCGCGTGCTCGACACGCTGACCGACGTCGCCGAGGTGCTCGACGGCGACCCGGCGTGGATCGGCATCCGGCTGCTGAAGGACCGGACCACGACGTGAGCGTCCCCGCCGGGCAGGAGAAGCGGGACCAGGAGAAGCGCGACGACTCCTACGCCCATCTCGCACCCCTGCTCGCCGAGCACGCCGCCCTCCCCGTCGGGGACAGGCGTCGCGAGGCACTCCGCGCCCGCCTCGTCCAGGGCTACCTCCCGCTCGCCAAGCACATCGCGCGGCGCTTCGCGCAGCGCGGCGAGCCCCAGGAGGACCTCGAGCAGGTCGCGACGGTCGGGCTGATCCACGCCGTCGACCGGTTCTCCCCCGAACGTGGCTCGGACTTCCTGTCCTACGCGGTCCCCACCATCACCGGCGAGGTCCGCCGCTACTTCCGCGACAAGGCGTGGTCCACCCGCGTCCCGCGGCGCCTCAAGGACCTGCGGCTGGCGATCGGCTCCGCGATGCCCGCCCTCTCCCAGGAGCTGGGCCGCGCCCCGACGGCGGGGGAGCTCGCCGAGCGGCTCTCCAAGCCCCGCGAGGAGATCCTCGAGGCGCTGGAGGCGGCCAACGCCTACCGGTCGAGCTCGCTCGACGACATGCTCGTCGACGACCCGTCGTCTGGTCGCCTCGCCGACGTGCTCGGCACCGACGACGACGAACTCACCCAGGTCGAGCACCGGGAGACGGTGCAGCCCGCGCTGCGTCGCCTGCCCGAGCGCGAGCGCACCATCGTGATGCTGCGCTTCTTCGGCGGGATGACCCAGACGCAGATCGCCGAGCGTGTCGGCGTCTCGCAGATGCACGTCTCCCGTCTGCTCACCCGCACGCTCGCGGCGCTGCGCCAGGACCTGTCCGAGGGCGGGAGCTGAGCCTCACCGCACGGTGTGGCCGTCGCCCTCCGGCCGGGTCCGTCCGGTCCGGGCGAGCATCTCCAGCAGGGGCACGGCCACCCGCCGGGTCGTGCCCAGCGCCTGGCGCGCCGCCGACACGGTGAACGGCTGCTCCAGCGTCGCGAGTACCTCGACCGCGCGGTCGGGGGCGTCCGGACGCAGGTAGATCCCGTCGGCGACGCGCACCAGCTCGCCCGCCTTCACCACCGCGCCCAGCTGCCGGGCGCCGAGGCCGAGCTCGCCGAGCCGGTGGGCCTCGGGGGCGAGGAACGGGGCGTCGGCGAGGTCCGCGAGCACCGCCGACACGGCCTCACGCACCGCCGTGGGCAGCCCGCCGTCGCCGGGACGCAGGATGCGGCCGCCCTCCTCGACGAGGCCCGGGCACCGTGCGAGCACCAGCGCGACCAGCCGCGGGTCGGGCAGCTCCAGCCCGCGCTGCGCCGCCTTCGTCGACAGCCCGGGCTCGAGCGGGTCGGCCGCGGCGTGGGCGGACACGAGCTCGACGAGCGTCGTCGCCAGCGCGGCGAGGTGGTCGGGGTCGATGTACCACCCGGCGGTGGAGGGCGTTCCCGACGGCGGGTCGGCGAGGCCGAGGCCCGCGAGGTCGGCGGCGCGGAGCACCCGTCGTCGGGAGAGCTCGACCGCGGTGTCGGGGGTCCCGTCGCTCGTCGCGAGCTCGCCGGCGCGTGCCCGGGCCGCACCGCGACGCCGGAGCTCCGGGGGGCGCACGTCGAGCACGGTCAGGCCGCCGAGCACGGCGTGGGCGCCCGGATCGCGCAGCAGGGCGCGGTCGCCGGGGCGCAGGGGGAGCGGCTCGCGCAGCGTCAGCCGCACGGTGCGGGAGCCCTCCGCGGCGTCGGGCGCGTCGTCGCGGGACAGCGGCCGCACCCGCGCGGCCACCGCGGCCGACCCGACGTGGACCATCACCTGCGCGGGGAGCTTCCCGACCCCGTCGGTGCCGCGCGGCGGGTGCACCCGGACGTCGATCACCCCGGCGGCGAGCCAGCGCGCCGGCGTGAGCAGCGCGTCGCCCCGGGAGACCTCCTCGAGCGGCACCCCGCGCAGGTTGACGGCCACGCGGGCCAGCGCCGACGCCGACTCCACGGGTGCGCCCAGCGACTGCAGGCCGCGTACCGACACCGCCCGGCCGCCCAGTTCCAGCTCGTCGCCGACGGCGATCCGGCCCGCCCCGAGCGTCCCGGTCACCACCGTCCCCGCGCCGCGGATGGTGAAGGCACGGTCCACCCAGAGCCGCACGTCGGCGTCCGGGTCGGGATCG contains:
- the malQ gene encoding 4-alpha-glucanotransferase, whose protein sequence is MPGVSPDLADLAAAYGVATRYRDAGDRDVDVDASVVIDVLAALDVDASTDEAVRDALANRRQGSLPPTLVVGTAPVELPEPGELTLEDGTTSRVSTLQDLPVGYHRVVSGHEEAAVLVPPARLAEVPRTWGWMVQLYSLHSPGSWGCGDLVDLRDLLTAATGQGAGAVLCNPLHALRLEPTVESSPYSPSSRRYLHPVSLRVSATPAYRAAPAHVRHAVDRLAPDADALSEHRPTDLIDYDAVWAAKRAALALLRPFAGSVGATPGLEHAVPPVPGAAVGDTDDPDTALAAEHRAVVAALSPALRDVATWYALAEKHGPEWRTWPEDVRSPDGPGIEAAREELVDRVSFHGWCQYLLDHQLAEAHAATFGMPVGLVADLAVGCAPDGADAWALQSFLAPGVHVGAPPDDFNQRGQDWSLPPWRPDRLAAAGYGPLRDMLGAVLRHADGVRIDHVAGLWRLWWIPPGRPATEGTYVHYDAEAMLAVLAIEASRAGAVVVGEDLGTVEPEVTEGLAENGMLGCAVLWFQRDADGDLLPPSQWEEMTLGTISTHDLPTAVGFLRDEHVRIRDEAGLLTDVDAAREQAAREREELLALLVSQGVLGEDRSEAAVVAAMHRLLAGARSRIVLASFTDVLDEVRQPNLPGTTDAYPNWRIPLPLALDELLRDPRVQTTVEALRGR
- a CDS encoding RecQ family ATP-dependent DNA helicase, whose protein sequence is MDRFLGPGARLGDGQRDAVLAALTSDTLAVLPPAAGKTAVYAIAGDLLGGRTVVVSPTLALHRDQVAHLNASGVRAGALNSENGRGALASFVAGELSVLVTSPEQLANPEVLRELVTAPPTLLAVDEAHCVCDWGPDFRPDYLALAPVARALGSPRILALTATASVPAREEILDLLGVPDACVVVRDVDRPDTHLAVHLVHSEEAKWRQVTDAVVGLEGPGIVYVTTRGHTTLLADRLKEAGVTAGACHGGLRKRERQAVQDAFMADDLRVVVATSAFGMGIDKPGVRWIVHGDVPTSIDAYHQEIGRAARDGGTARAVLFHRPQDLARPKLFASGRDARAAALATVIEAIRLHDDGVAQVELADAAGLSKAALSRALPALIAGGCVTQAPGRRLLAGTNDGPAIDLARAAAELVTRSRDRQRSKVELVRRFAEGTGCRRRTLLEVLGEPRDGACGNCDRCDAGDVGDPGARSGASHGEPAPGEAVAHDQWGRGVVQTVADDTVVVLFDEVGYRTLSIPVVRERGLLTSV
- a CDS encoding DNA topoisomerase IB, which codes for MTLTRVDPHGPGLGRRRRGKGFSYFDLTTGDAVTDGSTVDRITALVIPPAWRDVWISPRDDGHIQAVGTDAAGRRQYRYHAEWTEQQSREKFERVARLGAQMPEVRAQLQELLGSEGLGRERVLAGAVWLLDLGVFRVGGEEYAEGDKYSEASFGLATLRREHASARKDGSVQFRYVAKAGVPRTLTIADPATHRLVTSLKRRRGGGDDLLAWSATRQRKRVWHDVTADDVNDAVHELVGDEFTAKDLRTWNAGVVAAVALATQVGPDGTPPTAERKRKAAVTHTMKTVAAQLGNTPAVCKRSYVDPVLVGHFEAGRTVLDAIRDADPSDLAMREQVEAAVLELVTARD
- a CDS encoding ATP-binding protein; the encoded protein is MQQLAWETRAAPSSGDAVVVTVRGDLDRADRESFVHTLADLLRAHRGVVLEAADLRPRHASVVHALTEALDRTAGWPAACLAIVAPDPALAALLTGSGVARRIPVFPDVAEALVHLTDRPPLLRVWWRFTVDAHAPGRARTRVRETCTRWGVSDSVREAAEIVVTELVTNSVEHATSASVVEMEGRGPTLRMTVRDYGVGHRIPAADTWVAPPTSSPRGRGLAMVAAVSREWGLQRHPDGTTIWSELDPDSVGV
- a CDS encoding proteasome activator, producing MSTDAGEGAEGAEDRSDQSALAAAAASGAGDGAGTAELVESPGAVMRVAGMVGKLIEEVRSAPLDEAGRARLADIHARSITELGKGLAPELRDELARISLPLGTDEVPSQAELRIAQAQLLGWLEGLFHGIQSAVLAQQMAARGQLEQMREGRSVRAGAALPGGTAPAEGGQFGGQYL
- a CDS encoding WhiB family transcriptional regulator translates to MADVRLLPGPIIDEWDWQLHGSCRGMDSSFFFHPDGERGPRREQRASQAKRVCMACPVLDPCRRHALATREPYGVWGGLTEDERRSALRRPRPGTAGEVVLEG
- a CDS encoding STAS domain-containing protein: MTDSAGNGGREAVATEEEFSTEEPMGVDVQRSGETSVIRLTGEIDMLTTPALRAKVTEELAAGLSVLVLDMLAVEFLGSSGLALLVEALDESRNRGVALRLVADSRPVSRPLQATGLTDLFEIHTTVEDALAA
- a CDS encoding ATP-binding protein, which translates into the protein MPDPQQRVPEVPAAGVATEVDGLPSTTSLAEVPSPVEVRVHADPALIPSVRAVAADLAARADFDLDAVSDLRMAVDEACSALVPLASVGGQLRCGFTVIDGRVAVVARVPVDRPTSLRQDTFGWRVLDTLTDVAEVLDGDPAWIGIRLLKDRTTT
- a CDS encoding SigB/SigF/SigG family RNA polymerase sigma factor, with the protein product MSVPAGQEKRDQEKRDDSYAHLAPLLAEHAALPVGDRRREALRARLVQGYLPLAKHIARRFAQRGEPQEDLEQVATVGLIHAVDRFSPERGSDFLSYAVPTITGEVRRYFRDKAWSTRVPRRLKDLRLAIGSAMPALSQELGRAPTAGELAERLSKPREEILEALEAANAYRSSSLDDMLVDDPSSGRLADVLGTDDDELTQVEHRETVQPALRRLPERERTIVMLRFFGGMTQTQIAERVGVSQMHVSRLLTRTLAALRQDLSEGGS
- the selB gene encoding selenocysteine-specific translation elongation factor, with the protein product MKVLATAGHVDHGKSTLIRALTGMEPDRWAEERRRGMTIDLGFGWTTVDGHTIAFVDVPGHERFVTQMLAGVGPVPATMFVVAADAGWMPQSGEHLDALHALGVHDGVLVVTRSDLMEPELARDEALEHLAESSLGRLPAVCVSGTTGAGLDDLRAELSALAARLPDPDPDADVRLWVDRAFTIRGAGTVVTGTLGAGRIAVGDELELGGRAVSVRGLQSLGAPVESASALARVAVNLRGVPLEEVSRGDALLTPARWLAAGVIDVRVHPPRGTDGVGKLPAQVMVHVGSAAVAARVRPLSRDDAPDAAEGSRTVRLTLREPLPLRPGDRALLRDPGAHAVLGGLTVLDVRPPELRRRGAARARAGELATSDGTPDTAVELSRRRVLRAADLAGLGLADPPSGTPSTAGWYIDPDHLAALATTLVELVSAHAAADPLEPGLSTKAAQRGLELPDPRLVALVLARCPGLVEEGGRILRPGDGGLPTAVREAVSAVLADLADAPFLAPEAHRLGELGLGARQLGAVVKAGELVRVADGIYLRPDAPDRAVEVLATLEQPFTVSAARQALGTTRRVAVPLLEMLARTGRTRPEGDGHTVR